In Elaeis guineensis isolate ETL-2024a chromosome 1, EG11, whole genome shotgun sequence, a genomic segment contains:
- the LOC105038839 gene encoding cysteine-rich receptor-like protein kinase 6 isoform X2, which yields MSPTMFLSLPSSSSLFLLLCLLFFLHSPPAATDDPLYQICGNGAYKTNSTHEINGNYTANSTYETNLNLLLPSLVSNASFSGGYYSTMIGQFPNQIYGLALCRGDVNASLCRSCLDTASQDIVSRCPYKIEAIVWYDDCVLHYSNLWSLATTEDLGEIYMWNVNNITTDRPLFEKLVGELLSAITYWAAYNTTMRFATGEAKFTTDFPMIYGLVQCTPDLWPSKCQQCLQDIFDPLQTYFQGRPGARVLAVHCNYRYEVYNFYDGESMVKLGSPIPAPAPLVPPLVEPPAPLVPPPVNPVDEANLEEITDAESLLLDLSMLRTATANFSEENKLGVGGFGAVYKGILPNGQELAAKRLSTTSRQGLAELKNELVLVAKLRHKNLVRLLGVCLEEQEKLLVYEYVPNRSLDTVLFDPIKREQLHWERRHKIIRGIARGLLYLHEDSQLKIIHRDLKAGNILLDADMNPKISDFGLARLFGGDQSQSITTRVVGTFGYMAPEYVMHGQLSVKSDVYSYGVLVLEIITGRKNSSFSNSESGKYLLSYIWEQWNKGTVLEILDPCLGNHCPTTEVLRCIQIGLLCVQENPSDRPDMSTVVMMLNSDPVSILRPSRPAFCIRQNVIGSSDHSNDRLIPVSLNEMSNTELEPR from the exons ATGTCACCAACAAtgtttctctctctcccctcttcgtcCTCACTCTTCCTCCTCCTAtgccttctcttcttcctccactCCCCTCCCGCCGCCACCGACGACCCCCTCTACCAAATTTGCGGCAACGGAGCCTACAAAACAAACAGCACCCATGAGATCAACGGCAACTACACAGCAAACAGCACCTATGAGACCaacctcaacctcctcctcccctCTCTCGTCTCCAACGCCTCCTTCTCCGGTGGCTATTACAGCACCATGATTGGCCAGTTTCCCAACCAGATCTATGGTCTCGCCCTCTGCCGTGGCGACGTCAACGCCTCCCTGTGCCGCTCCTGCCTCGACACAGCCTCCCAGGACATCGTCAGCCGCTGCCCCTATAAAATCGAAGCTATCGTCTGGTACGACGATTGCGTCCTCCACTACTCCAACCTGTGGTCCCTAGCGACAACAGAGGATTTGGGGGAAATCTACATGTGGAATGTCAACAACATAACGACGGACCGTCCCCTGTTCGAGAAGCTAGTGGGCGAGCTTCTGAGTGCTATAACCTATTGGGCCGCATACAACACGACGATGAGGTTCGCCACCGGGGAGGCGAAATTCACCACGGACTTCCCCATGATATACGGCTTGGTGCAGTGCACGCCAGACCTGTGGCCAAGCAAGTGCCAGCAGTGCCTTCAGGATATATTCGACCCACTACAGACCTACTTTCAAGGAAGGCCGGGGGCAAGGGTGTTAGCAGTGCACTGCAATTATAGATACGAGGTCTACAACTTCTACGACGGGGAATCCATGGTAAAGCTTGGTTCGCCGATACCAGCGCCGGCGCCTCTCGTGCCTCCACTTGTAGAACCGCCGGCGCCTCTGGTGCCTCCACCGGTAAACCCAG TAGATGAGGCCAACCTGGAGGAGATCACAGATGCTGAATCACTGTTACTTGATCTATCTATGCTAAGAACTGCGACAGCTAACTTCTCTGAAGAAAATAAGCTTGGAGTAGGTGGTTTTGGTGCAGTTTACAAG GGAATACTACCCAATGGGCAAGAATTAGCGGCGAAGAGGTTATCAACAACTTCGAGGCAAGGACTAGCAGAGCTAAAAAATGAACTAGTTTTAGTTGCTAAGCTCCGGCACAAAAATCTCGTAAGGCTTCTGGGTGTTTGCTTGGAAGAACAAGAGAAGTTGCTTGTCTACGAATATGTGCCTAACAGAAGTCTGGATACCGTTCTATTTG ATCCCATAAAACGTGAACAGCTACACTGGGAAAGAAGGCACAAGATCATCCGTGGAATTGCTAGAGGCCTGCTATACCTACATGAAGATTCTCAGCTAAAAATTATACATCGGGATTTAAAAGCTGGCAACATATTGTTAGATGCAGACATGAACCCTAAGATATCTGATTTTGGTTTAGCTAGGCTTTTTGGGGGAGACCAAAGTCAAAGCATCACAACCCGAGTTGTGGGAACATT TGGATATATGGCACCAGAGTATGTTATGCATGGGCAGTTGTCAGTCAAGTCAGATGTATACAGCTATGGTGTGCTGGTTTTAGAGATTATAACAGGCAGGAAGAACAGTAGCTTCTCAAACTCAGAAAGTGGCAAATATCTTCTGAGCTAT ATATGGGAGCAGTGGAACAAAGGAACAGTTTTGGAGATACTGGACCCATGTTTGGGCAACCATTGCCCAACTACTGAAGTGTTAAGATGCATTCAGATTGGATTATTGTGTGTACAGGAGAATCCATCTGATAGACCCGACATGTCAACGGTCGTTATGATGCTCAACAGTGATCCTGTTTCTATTTTACGTCCTTCCAGACCAGCATTTTGTATCAGACAGAATGTCATTGGTTCATCTGATcattcaaatgataggttgatacCAGTGTCACTAAATGAAATGTCAAATACCGAACTTGAACCTAGGTAA
- the LOC105038839 gene encoding cysteine-rich receptor-like protein kinase 6 isoform X1, with amino-acid sequence MSPTMFLSLPSSSSLFLLLCLLFFLHSPPAATDDPLYQICGNGAYKTNSTHEINGNYTANSTYETNLNLLLPSLVSNASFSGGYYSTMIGQFPNQIYGLALCRGDVNASLCRSCLDTASQDIVSRCPYKIEAIVWYDDCVLHYSNLWSLATTEDLGEIYMWNVNNITTDRPLFEKLVGELLSAITYWAAYNTTMRFATGEAKFTTDFPMIYGLVQCTPDLWPSKCQQCLQDIFDPLQTYFQGRPGARVLAVHCNYRYEVYNFYDGESMVKLGSPIPAPAPLVPPLVEPPAPLVPPPVNPGNKKNVTGMVLKIAIPLVASSLLISITFISFRKRRKSEKNLLLDEANLEEITDAESLLLDLSMLRTATANFSEENKLGVGGFGAVYKGILPNGQELAAKRLSTTSRQGLAELKNELVLVAKLRHKNLVRLLGVCLEEQEKLLVYEYVPNRSLDTVLFDPIKREQLHWERRHKIIRGIARGLLYLHEDSQLKIIHRDLKAGNILLDADMNPKISDFGLARLFGGDQSQSITTRVVGTFGYMAPEYVMHGQLSVKSDVYSYGVLVLEIITGRKNSSFSNSESGKYLLSYIWEQWNKGTVLEILDPCLGNHCPTTEVLRCIQIGLLCVQENPSDRPDMSTVVMMLNSDPVSILRPSRPAFCIRQNVIGSSDHSNDRLIPVSLNEMSNTELEPR; translated from the exons ATGTCACCAACAAtgtttctctctctcccctcttcgtcCTCACTCTTCCTCCTCCTAtgccttctcttcttcctccactCCCCTCCCGCCGCCACCGACGACCCCCTCTACCAAATTTGCGGCAACGGAGCCTACAAAACAAACAGCACCCATGAGATCAACGGCAACTACACAGCAAACAGCACCTATGAGACCaacctcaacctcctcctcccctCTCTCGTCTCCAACGCCTCCTTCTCCGGTGGCTATTACAGCACCATGATTGGCCAGTTTCCCAACCAGATCTATGGTCTCGCCCTCTGCCGTGGCGACGTCAACGCCTCCCTGTGCCGCTCCTGCCTCGACACAGCCTCCCAGGACATCGTCAGCCGCTGCCCCTATAAAATCGAAGCTATCGTCTGGTACGACGATTGCGTCCTCCACTACTCCAACCTGTGGTCCCTAGCGACAACAGAGGATTTGGGGGAAATCTACATGTGGAATGTCAACAACATAACGACGGACCGTCCCCTGTTCGAGAAGCTAGTGGGCGAGCTTCTGAGTGCTATAACCTATTGGGCCGCATACAACACGACGATGAGGTTCGCCACCGGGGAGGCGAAATTCACCACGGACTTCCCCATGATATACGGCTTGGTGCAGTGCACGCCAGACCTGTGGCCAAGCAAGTGCCAGCAGTGCCTTCAGGATATATTCGACCCACTACAGACCTACTTTCAAGGAAGGCCGGGGGCAAGGGTGTTAGCAGTGCACTGCAATTATAGATACGAGGTCTACAACTTCTACGACGGGGAATCCATGGTAAAGCTTGGTTCGCCGATACCAGCGCCGGCGCCTCTCGTGCCTCCACTTGTAGAACCGCCGGCGCCTCTGGTGCCTCCACCGGTAAACCCAG GAAACAAGAAGAATGTCACAGGTATGGTTCTTAAAATTGCCATACCTCTAGTGGCATCATCCTTGCTAATATCCATCACCTTCATTTCCTTCAGGAAAAGGAGGAAGTCGGAAAAAAATTTACTCT TAGATGAGGCCAACCTGGAGGAGATCACAGATGCTGAATCACTGTTACTTGATCTATCTATGCTAAGAACTGCGACAGCTAACTTCTCTGAAGAAAATAAGCTTGGAGTAGGTGGTTTTGGTGCAGTTTACAAG GGAATACTACCCAATGGGCAAGAATTAGCGGCGAAGAGGTTATCAACAACTTCGAGGCAAGGACTAGCAGAGCTAAAAAATGAACTAGTTTTAGTTGCTAAGCTCCGGCACAAAAATCTCGTAAGGCTTCTGGGTGTTTGCTTGGAAGAACAAGAGAAGTTGCTTGTCTACGAATATGTGCCTAACAGAAGTCTGGATACCGTTCTATTTG ATCCCATAAAACGTGAACAGCTACACTGGGAAAGAAGGCACAAGATCATCCGTGGAATTGCTAGAGGCCTGCTATACCTACATGAAGATTCTCAGCTAAAAATTATACATCGGGATTTAAAAGCTGGCAACATATTGTTAGATGCAGACATGAACCCTAAGATATCTGATTTTGGTTTAGCTAGGCTTTTTGGGGGAGACCAAAGTCAAAGCATCACAACCCGAGTTGTGGGAACATT TGGATATATGGCACCAGAGTATGTTATGCATGGGCAGTTGTCAGTCAAGTCAGATGTATACAGCTATGGTGTGCTGGTTTTAGAGATTATAACAGGCAGGAAGAACAGTAGCTTCTCAAACTCAGAAAGTGGCAAATATCTTCTGAGCTAT ATATGGGAGCAGTGGAACAAAGGAACAGTTTTGGAGATACTGGACCCATGTTTGGGCAACCATTGCCCAACTACTGAAGTGTTAAGATGCATTCAGATTGGATTATTGTGTGTACAGGAGAATCCATCTGATAGACCCGACATGTCAACGGTCGTTATGATGCTCAACAGTGATCCTGTTTCTATTTTACGTCCTTCCAGACCAGCATTTTGTATCAGACAGAATGTCATTGGTTCATCTGATcattcaaatgataggttgatacCAGTGTCACTAAATGAAATGTCAAATACCGAACTTGAACCTAGGTAA